In one window of Maniola hyperantus chromosome 18, iAphHyp1.2, whole genome shotgun sequence DNA:
- the ERR gene encoding steroid hormone receptor ERR1 isoform X2 — protein sequence MDWTMEMDMEMVQMMSAVNGEPLLRRVKQEAEPPPQYSPTEQHRPMAVLGEPCNLELEPKEEVRFCVSPEEGGIVGNASPEQQHCSSTTAAAASGARDDEAPRRWCLVCGDVASGFHYGVASCEACKAFFKRTIQGNIEYTCPASNECEINKRRRKACQACRFRKCLRTGMLREGVRLDRVRGGRQKYRRAPDQPTPNQPRPQLDDIKVLEALSSYEPELLTCGAPPTAVTDPRARTLALLADLYDRELVGVIGWAKQIPGFTDLPLNDQMRLLQSTWAEMLSLMVAYRSMSAGGALRLRFAADLALDEQEARDLGAHDLYLQVAGVARRLERATAHREECYLLKALALANSEARIDEHAALKRFRDAILAALNDAVSALRPYANANGAMQQLLLVLPALRLADVAVRRFWASVHRDRRAPMNKLFVEMLEACLR from the exons ATGGACTGGACGATGGAGATGGATATGGAAATG GTGCAGATGATGTCCGCCGTCAACGGGGAGCCCTTGCTGCGGCGGGTGAAGCAGGAGGCCGAGCCGCCGCCGCAGTACTCGCCCACTGAGCAGCATCGCCCGATGGCTGTGCTTGGTGAACCCTGTAAC CTTGAATTGGAACCAAAAGAAGAGGTCAGATTCTGCGTTTCACCCGAGGAAGGTGGTATCGTTGGTAATGCAAGTCCAGAACAGCAGCATTGCTCTTCGACCACTGCGGCGGCCGCGAGCGGAGCCAGGGACGATGAGGCGCCAAGGCGGTGGTGTTTAGTTTGTGGCGATGTAGCTTCGGGGTTCCACTATGGTGTGGCCAGTTGTGAAGCGTGTAAGGCGTTTTTTAAAAGGACAATACAG GGAAACATAGAATACACATGTCCAGCATCAAATGAATGCGAAATCAACAAAAGAAGGCGAAAGGCATGCCAAGCGTGCCGTTTTCGTAAATGTTTAAGGACTGGCATGTTGAGGGAGGGCGTGCGGTTAGATCGCGTAAGAGGGGGGAGGCAAAAGTACAGGCGTGCACCGGACCAGCCCACTCCCAACCAGCCACGACCACAACTTGATGATATCAAA GTGTTAGAAGCTTTATCGTCGTACGAACCTGAGTTACTCACATGCGGCGCTCCGCCCACCGCTGTGACGGATCCCCGAGCTCGAACACTCGCGTTACTTGCTGATTTGTATGACAGGGAGTTAGTTGGCGTCATAGGCTGGGCCAAGCAGATCCCTGGCTTCACGGACTTGCCACTAAACGATCAG ATGCGGTTGCTACAAAGCACGTGGGCTGAGATGCTCAGCCTGATGGTTGCGTATCGCTCGATGTCCGCGGGTGGCGCGCTGCGGTTACGATTCGCCGCAGACCTCGCGCTCGACGAGCAAGAGGCGAGGGATCTTGGCGCACATGACCTCTACCTTCAG GTGGCCGGTGTAGCGCGGCGGCTAGAGCGCGCGACCGCGCATCGCGAGGAGTGCTATCTACTAAAGGCATTAGCGCTCGCGAATTCCGAAGCGCGTATAGACGAGCACGCTGCGCTCAAACGATTCCGCGACGCTATCCTCGCGGCGCTCAATGATGCAGTTTCCGCGCTAAG GCCGTACGCAAATGCAAACGGAGCCATGCAACAACTACTACTGGTGTTACCTGCGCTGCGGCTGGCGGACGTGGCCGTGCGTCGCTTCTGGGCCTCCGTGCACCGCGACCGCCGCGCGCCCATGAACAAACTCTTCGTCGAGATGCTCGAGGCCTGTCTGCGGTAG
- the ERR gene encoding steroid hormone receptor ERR1 isoform X1 — protein MCTAAVEAAWNFSPYSIEMDFITTKYVQMMSAVNGEPLLRRVKQEAEPPPQYSPTEQHRPMAVLGEPCNLELEPKEEVRFCVSPEEGGIVGNASPEQQHCSSTTAAAASGARDDEAPRRWCLVCGDVASGFHYGVASCEACKAFFKRTIQGNIEYTCPASNECEINKRRRKACQACRFRKCLRTGMLREGVRLDRVRGGRQKYRRAPDQPTPNQPRPQLDDIKVLEALSSYEPELLTCGAPPTAVTDPRARTLALLADLYDRELVGVIGWAKQIPGFTDLPLNDQMRLLQSTWAEMLSLMVAYRSMSAGGALRLRFAADLALDEQEARDLGAHDLYLQVAGVARRLERATAHREECYLLKALALANSEARIDEHAALKRFRDAILAALNDAVSALRPYANANGAMQQLLLVLPALRLADVAVRRFWASVHRDRRAPMNKLFVEMLEACLR, from the exons ATGTGTACGGCCGCGGTAGAAGCTGCATGGAATTTTTCACCTTATTCTATTGAAATGGATTTCATTACAACGAAATAT GTGCAGATGATGTCCGCCGTCAACGGGGAGCCCTTGCTGCGGCGGGTGAAGCAGGAGGCCGAGCCGCCGCCGCAGTACTCGCCCACTGAGCAGCATCGCCCGATGGCTGTGCTTGGTGAACCCTGTAAC CTTGAATTGGAACCAAAAGAAGAGGTCAGATTCTGCGTTTCACCCGAGGAAGGTGGTATCGTTGGTAATGCAAGTCCAGAACAGCAGCATTGCTCTTCGACCACTGCGGCGGCCGCGAGCGGAGCCAGGGACGATGAGGCGCCAAGGCGGTGGTGTTTAGTTTGTGGCGATGTAGCTTCGGGGTTCCACTATGGTGTGGCCAGTTGTGAAGCGTGTAAGGCGTTTTTTAAAAGGACAATACAG GGAAACATAGAATACACATGTCCAGCATCAAATGAATGCGAAATCAACAAAAGAAGGCGAAAGGCATGCCAAGCGTGCCGTTTTCGTAAATGTTTAAGGACTGGCATGTTGAGGGAGGGCGTGCGGTTAGATCGCGTAAGAGGGGGGAGGCAAAAGTACAGGCGTGCACCGGACCAGCCCACTCCCAACCAGCCACGACCACAACTTGATGATATCAAA GTGTTAGAAGCTTTATCGTCGTACGAACCTGAGTTACTCACATGCGGCGCTCCGCCCACCGCTGTGACGGATCCCCGAGCTCGAACACTCGCGTTACTTGCTGATTTGTATGACAGGGAGTTAGTTGGCGTCATAGGCTGGGCCAAGCAGATCCCTGGCTTCACGGACTTGCCACTAAACGATCAG ATGCGGTTGCTACAAAGCACGTGGGCTGAGATGCTCAGCCTGATGGTTGCGTATCGCTCGATGTCCGCGGGTGGCGCGCTGCGGTTACGATTCGCCGCAGACCTCGCGCTCGACGAGCAAGAGGCGAGGGATCTTGGCGCACATGACCTCTACCTTCAG GTGGCCGGTGTAGCGCGGCGGCTAGAGCGCGCGACCGCGCATCGCGAGGAGTGCTATCTACTAAAGGCATTAGCGCTCGCGAATTCCGAAGCGCGTATAGACGAGCACGCTGCGCTCAAACGATTCCGCGACGCTATCCTCGCGGCGCTCAATGATGCAGTTTCCGCGCTAAG GCCGTACGCAAATGCAAACGGAGCCATGCAACAACTACTACTGGTGTTACCTGCGCTGCGGCTGGCGGACGTGGCCGTGCGTCGCTTCTGGGCCTCCGTGCACCGCGACCGCCGCGCGCCCATGAACAAACTCTTCGTCGAGATGCTCGAGGCCTGTCTGCGGTAG
- the ERR gene encoding steroid hormone receptor ERR1 isoform X3, with product MMSAVNGEPLLRRVKQEAEPPPQYSPTEQHRPMAVLGEPCNLELEPKEEVRFCVSPEEGGIVGNASPEQQHCSSTTAAAASGARDDEAPRRWCLVCGDVASGFHYGVASCEACKAFFKRTIQGNIEYTCPASNECEINKRRRKACQACRFRKCLRTGMLREGVRLDRVRGGRQKYRRAPDQPTPNQPRPQLDDIKVLEALSSYEPELLTCGAPPTAVTDPRARTLALLADLYDRELVGVIGWAKQIPGFTDLPLNDQMRLLQSTWAEMLSLMVAYRSMSAGGALRLRFAADLALDEQEARDLGAHDLYLQVAGVARRLERATAHREECYLLKALALANSEARIDEHAALKRFRDAILAALNDAVSALRPYANANGAMQQLLLVLPALRLADVAVRRFWASVHRDRRAPMNKLFVEMLEACLR from the exons ATGATGTCCGCCGTCAACGGGGAGCCCTTGCTGCGGCGGGTGAAGCAGGAGGCCGAGCCGCCGCCGCAGTACTCGCCCACTGAGCAGCATCGCCCGATGGCTGTGCTTGGTGAACCCTGTAAC CTTGAATTGGAACCAAAAGAAGAGGTCAGATTCTGCGTTTCACCCGAGGAAGGTGGTATCGTTGGTAATGCAAGTCCAGAACAGCAGCATTGCTCTTCGACCACTGCGGCGGCCGCGAGCGGAGCCAGGGACGATGAGGCGCCAAGGCGGTGGTGTTTAGTTTGTGGCGATGTAGCTTCGGGGTTCCACTATGGTGTGGCCAGTTGTGAAGCGTGTAAGGCGTTTTTTAAAAGGACAATACAG GGAAACATAGAATACACATGTCCAGCATCAAATGAATGCGAAATCAACAAAAGAAGGCGAAAGGCATGCCAAGCGTGCCGTTTTCGTAAATGTTTAAGGACTGGCATGTTGAGGGAGGGCGTGCGGTTAGATCGCGTAAGAGGGGGGAGGCAAAAGTACAGGCGTGCACCGGACCAGCCCACTCCCAACCAGCCACGACCACAACTTGATGATATCAAA GTGTTAGAAGCTTTATCGTCGTACGAACCTGAGTTACTCACATGCGGCGCTCCGCCCACCGCTGTGACGGATCCCCGAGCTCGAACACTCGCGTTACTTGCTGATTTGTATGACAGGGAGTTAGTTGGCGTCATAGGCTGGGCCAAGCAGATCCCTGGCTTCACGGACTTGCCACTAAACGATCAG ATGCGGTTGCTACAAAGCACGTGGGCTGAGATGCTCAGCCTGATGGTTGCGTATCGCTCGATGTCCGCGGGTGGCGCGCTGCGGTTACGATTCGCCGCAGACCTCGCGCTCGACGAGCAAGAGGCGAGGGATCTTGGCGCACATGACCTCTACCTTCAG GTGGCCGGTGTAGCGCGGCGGCTAGAGCGCGCGACCGCGCATCGCGAGGAGTGCTATCTACTAAAGGCATTAGCGCTCGCGAATTCCGAAGCGCGTATAGACGAGCACGCTGCGCTCAAACGATTCCGCGACGCTATCCTCGCGGCGCTCAATGATGCAGTTTCCGCGCTAAG GCCGTACGCAAATGCAAACGGAGCCATGCAACAACTACTACTGGTGTTACCTGCGCTGCGGCTGGCGGACGTGGCCGTGCGTCGCTTCTGGGCCTCCGTGCACCGCGACCGCCGCGCGCCCATGAACAAACTCTTCGTCGAGATGCTCGAGGCCTGTCTGCGGTAG